From the Anaeromyxobacter dehalogenans 2CP-1 genome, the window CGACGCGGCGCCGGCGCACGGCGCCCGGGTGGAGGTGGTGGTGATCGGCGCCTCGCTGGGCGGCCCCCGCGCCCTCGCGGCGGTGCTCCGCGGCCTGCCGCCCGACTTCCCCGCGCCGATCGCCGTGGTCCAGCACATCGCCGACGGCTTCACCGCCGGGCTCGCCGGCTGGCTCGCGCAGGAGTCGCGCCTCGACGTGCGCGAGGCCCGCGACGGCGAGCCGCTGCGGCCCGGGCGCGTGCTCATCGCGCCCACCGGCCGGCACCTGGTCCTCGGCGAGGGCGTGGCGCGGCTCTCCGGGGCGCCGCCGGTGGACACGTTCCGCCCGTCGGTGACGCCGCTCTTCACCTCCGCGGCGCGGCAGTACGGGCGGCGCTGCTGCGGCGTGCTGCTCACCGGGATGGGCCGGGACGGCGCCGAGGGGCTGCGGGTCATCAAGGACGCGGGCGGTCCCACGCTGGCGCAGGACGAGGCCACCAGCGCGGTGTTCGGGATGGCGCGCGCCGCGGTGGAGCTCGGGGCGGTGGACCGGGTGCTGCCGGTGGACGAGATCCCGCGCGCGCTCCGGGAGCTGACGCGGTGAAGCCGATCGCGTCCGAGCACCTGCTGGAGCTGGCCGCGCTGCTCAAGGAGCGGGTCGGGCTCCACGTGCGCCGCGAGGGCCACTCCGCGCTGCGCATCGCGGTGGCGGCGCGCCTCGAGGGCCTGGCCGCGGTCGCGGACTCCGGCGCGTACCTGGCGCTGCTCCGCTCCGGCGCCGGCGACGAGGAGCTGCGGCGCCTGCTCCCGCTCGTCACGGTGGGCAAGACCAGCTTCTTCCGCGACGAGCGGCAGTTCCGGGCGCTCGACGCGATCCTGCCGGGTCTGCTCGAGCGCGCGCGCTCCGGCGGGCGGCGCGTGGCCATCTGGTCGGCCGGCTGCGCCACCGGCGAGGAGCCGTACTCGATCGCCATGGCCGCCGCCGACGCCGGGGCGGGCCCGGACGACGTCGAGATCCTCGCCACCGACGTGAACCCCGAGGCGGTCGCGTTCGCCGCGCGCGGCGCCTACGACCCGCGGCGCGTGCGCGAGATCCCCGCGCACTACCTCGGCCGGCACTTCGATCGCGACGGCGACGCGTTCCACGTGCGCTCCGGCCTCCGGCGGTACCTGCGCGCCATCCGCCCGCACAACCTGGTGTCGTCCGCGTTCCCGCGCCCGGCCGAGGGCGGCTGGGACGTCGTGTTCTGCCGGAACGTCATCATCTACTTCGACACGCCCACCACGCAGGCGGTGCTGGCGCAGTTCCACGAGGCGCTCGCGCCGGGCGGGTACCTGTTCCTCGGCTACTCGGAGTCGCTGTTCCGGCTGTTCGACGGCTTCGAGCTCACCGAGGTCTCCGGCGCGTTCCTGTACCGCCGCCCCGAGGCGCCCACCCGCGCCGGCCCGTCCGCCCCGCTCGCGCCGCCGTCCCGCCCGCACCTGGTGCAGATGCCGGCGGCGCCGCCGCCAGTGCGCCACCTCTCGCTGGTGCCGCCGCCCGCCGCGCGTCCCTCCGCGCCCGCGCCGGACCCCGAGCCGCTGCCCCTCGCGCCGCAGGAGTACCTCGACGCCGCGGTGGCGCTGTTCGCCGACGGCCGCTTCGGCGCCGCGCGCGAGCTGCTGGAGCGGCTGCTGGAGAAGGGCGGCGACGACCTGGCCGCGCGGCTCACGCTCGCGAACCTGTACGGCGTGCTGCGCCAGCCCGACCGCGCCCGCGCCAGCTACCAGGCCGCGCTGGCGCTCGAGCCGCTCAGCGCCGAGGCGCACCTGTTCTACGGCATCCACCTGCTCTCGGGCGGCGACGCCGAGGAGGCCGCGCTGGAGCTCGCGCGCGCGCTGTTCCTCGACCCCGATCTCGCGCTCGGCCACTACTACCTGGGCCGCTGCCGCGAGGCACAGCGCGACGTGGTCCGCGCCCGGCTGGCGTACCGCAACGCGCTGGAGGCGTACCGCCGCCGGCCGGACGGACGGGCGCAGGCGTTCCTGGGGTACTATCCGGACATCCCCGAGGACGGCAGCGCGTTTGCGCGCGCGGCCGAGTACGCGCTCGCCGCCTTGTAGGGCGGCCCGGAGCTCCCGGCGGGAGGCGAATCGACATGGCCGAGAAGAAGCGCATCCTCCTGCTCGACGACTCGGCGATCACGCTCGAGATGGAGAAGGCCGTGCTCGAGGACCGCGGCTACCGCGTCGCGGCCGCCTCGAACCTGCTCGAGTTCCAGGCGCAGCTCGACGGGTTCCAGCCCGAGGTGATCCTCACCGACCTCATGATGCCGGACATCTCGGGCAAGGACATCGTGCGGGTACTGAAGCAGGACTTCCACACCGAGAAGATCCCCATCATCCTGTTCAGCTCGAAGACCGACGAGGAGCTC encodes:
- a CDS encoding response regulator; this translates as MAEKKRILLLDDSAITLEMEKAVLEDRGYRVAAASNLLEFQAQLDGFQPEVILTDLMMPDISGKDIVRVLKQDFHTEKIPIILFSSKTDEELEPIAEQAGADGFLSKSHGIERLGDMVDELVESIIW
- the cheB gene encoding chemotaxis-specific protein-glutamate methyltransferase CheB; its protein translation is MSLAAGDRPIRVLVADDSELFRELLARVVAAEPGFEVAAVAADGDAAAAMARALRPDVVTMDLHMPDADGYSGIARIMAETPTPILVLTANPTEAAGFRALSLGALDILEKPSATADLGEYGRLIRSRLRLLAGVKVIRHLRGLRERRDAAPAHGARVEVVVIGASLGGPRALAAVLRGLPPDFPAPIAVVQHIADGFTAGLAGWLAQESRLDVREARDGEPLRPGRVLIAPTGRHLVLGEGVARLSGAPPVDTFRPSVTPLFTSAARQYGRRCCGVLLTGMGRDGAEGLRVIKDAGGPTLAQDEATSAVFGMARAAVELGAVDRVLPVDEIPRALRELTR
- a CDS encoding CheR family methyltransferase; this translates as MKPIASEHLLELAALLKERVGLHVRREGHSALRIAVAARLEGLAAVADSGAYLALLRSGAGDEELRRLLPLVTVGKTSFFRDERQFRALDAILPGLLERARSGGRRVAIWSAGCATGEEPYSIAMAAADAGAGPDDVEILATDVNPEAVAFAARGAYDPRRVREIPAHYLGRHFDRDGDAFHVRSGLRRYLRAIRPHNLVSSAFPRPAEGGWDVVFCRNVIIYFDTPTTQAVLAQFHEALAPGGYLFLGYSESLFRLFDGFELTEVSGAFLYRRPEAPTRAGPSAPLAPPSRPHLVQMPAAPPPVRHLSLVPPPAARPSAPAPDPEPLPLAPQEYLDAAVALFADGRFGAARELLERLLEKGGDDLAARLTLANLYGVLRQPDRARASYQAALALEPLSAEAHLFYGIHLLSGGDAEEAALELARALFLDPDLALGHYYLGRCREAQRDVVRARLAYRNALEAYRRRPDGRAQAFLGYYPDIPEDGSAFARAAEYALAAL